The following proteins come from a genomic window of Malus domestica chromosome 02, GDT2T_hap1:
- the LOC103455564 gene encoding uncharacterized protein, whose protein sequence is MEANICDVNHLDADVLLPPRKRLLAGLKKQSPDGDSVAWLSLVATSAAAADSASASASASASSSSSHSSSEFNTRLNNILSSHNSNLSPEQLVEVSNSAATAAVKAAEVARAAAEEKAAIAAKAVAAAKSALDLVASFSEETAGKEKHLKKNKFKKHVPVQLLYKKYRPIENCKKDEELARKLHRAINSSPRIIKNSSSADGKGHKNKRPKISHGSEKVRVPNGGIVLEQNPASTCNGHSMADKVNVEGTIQDLYENGRPDNVGQMEMDNGEAESSHMKEKTWDAVSTTGKKRGRVKLKKLPLSNCTFRDQANLKEETDARGSPLTDMNMGNPNAGKKPLFPVESSADSMPPIEAAPVWKCKDFKAPACGKQSKVVQS, encoded by the coding sequence ATGGAGGCAAACATCTGTGACGTCAATCATTTGGATGCTGATGTCCTTCTGCCTCCTCGAAAACGTCTGCTTGCTGGTTTGAAGAAACAGAGCCCGGATGGTGATAGTGTTGCATGGCTGTCTCTAGTTGCTACTTCAGCTGCAGCTGCAGATTCAGCATCAGCTTCAGCTTCAGCTTctgcatcttcttcttcatcacatTCTTCAAGTGAATTTAACACCCGCCTTAACAATATATTGAGTTCTCATAACTCTAACCTTTCGCCGGAGCAGCTAGTAGAGGTCTCGAATTCAGCTGCTACTGCTGCAGTGAAGGCTGCAGAGGTTGCGAGAGCTGCAGCTGAAGAGAAAGCCGCAATAGCTGCGAAGGCAGTGGCTGCAGCCAAGAGTGCTTTAGATTTGGTTGCCTCTTTTTCGGAAGAAACAGCAGGCAAGGAAAAACACCTGAAAAAGAACAAGTTCAAGAAGCACGTTCCAGTTCAACTCTTGTACAAAAAATACCGACCGATTGAAAATTGTAAGAAGGACGAAGAGTTGGCCCGAAAGTTGCACAGAGCTATAAATAGCTCTCCAAGAatcataaagaattcatcaagtGCTGACGGAAAGGGTCATAAAAACAAGAGGCCTAAAATCTCACATGGTTCCGAGAAAGTTAGGGTTCCCAATGGGGGCATTGTTTTGGAACAAAACCCGGCATCTACTTGCAATGGACATTCTATGGCAGATAAGGTCAATGTCGAAGGCACCATCCAAGACTTGTACGAAAATGGTAGACCTGATAACGTGGGTCAAATGGAAATGGATAATGGAGAAGCAGAATCAAGTCATATGAAGGAGAAAACTTGGGATGCTGTGAGTACCACTGGTAAAAAGAGGGGAAGAGTGAAGCTAAAAAAGTTGCCGTTGAGCAATTGCACCTTCAGGGATCAAGCAAATCTGAAAGAAGAAACAGATGCGAGAGGCTCCCCATTGACAGACATGAACATGGGTAACCCAAATGCCGGAAAGAAGCCTTTGTTTCCTGTGGAGTCTTCAGCCGATAGTATGCCACCAATTGAGGCTGCACCGGTGTGGAAATGCAAGGATTTCAAGGCTCCAGCATGCGGGAAACAAAGTAAAGTCGTGCAATCTTGA